A stretch of Microbulbifer bruguierae DNA encodes these proteins:
- a CDS encoding c-type cytochrome, producing MKFRVLTALLLAVFSLESAASGQETRDLVGFGALTFADNCKKCHQIDGYGEEALYPSLRDPALLANKKLLIETLLHGRSAPRRNGGEEDLMPALEFLTDREISAIIAFISNTWGDEVLLVSEEEIKAAR from the coding sequence ATGAAATTCAGAGTATTGACCGCTCTTTTACTCGCTGTTTTTTCACTTGAAAGCGCTGCCTCGGGGCAGGAGACCCGGGACTTGGTTGGGTTTGGTGCGCTTACCTTTGCCGACAACTGCAAGAAGTGTCATCAGATTGATGGGTATGGTGAGGAGGCGTTGTACCCCTCTCTGCGTGATCCCGCGTTACTGGCGAATAAAAAGCTGCTGATCGAGACGCTGCTGCACGGGCGCTCGGCACCGCGTCGCAATGGCGGTGAAGAGGACCTGATGCCGGCGCTGGAATTTCTGACCGACCGCGAAATTTCAGCGATCATCGCGTTTATTAGCAATACTTGGGGCGATGAGGTGTTGCTGGTGAGTGAAGAGGAAATCAAGGCGGCGCGCTGA
- a CDS encoding 5-(carboxyamino)imidazole ribonucleotide synthase, whose product MTVRRVGIVGCGQLAQMMAQEARPLGIEFSFLAEGDENTTCVEGLGTIVHAGEGDDIASLYQAMGSPEVITAEREGVPVELLRALEQCCPVYPRPDAFEKTQHRLREKTAITAAGLPVAPFLPANNYDEICAAVKQLGYPSFIKSCEHGYDGKNQWRVNSDEDLAAIANDVPESEYVVEKGIHFSREVSLIGARTADGKVVTYPLAENDHYNGTLLVSTAPAPHVSEALQHTAETYLATLMNAWDYVGVLAMECFVTDDGLLINELAPRVHNSGHWTLAGAKTSQFANHVRAILGMELGDTAAARPAVMINMLGVDKKPALQNEGVWSYGKGLRPGRKMGHVILLDDSQDALAERIDSMLEELYGETKRPA is encoded by the coding sequence ATGACGGTCAGACGTGTAGGTATTGTCGGCTGTGGCCAGTTGGCGCAGATGATGGCCCAGGAGGCCCGTCCGCTGGGTATCGAGTTCAGTTTCCTCGCCGAGGGCGATGAGAACACCACCTGTGTGGAAGGCCTCGGTACCATCGTGCACGCCGGTGAAGGCGATGATATCGCATCGCTCTATCAGGCCATGGGCAGCCCCGAGGTGATTACCGCCGAGCGCGAAGGTGTGCCGGTGGAACTGCTGCGCGCACTGGAACAGTGCTGCCCGGTGTACCCGCGCCCGGATGCGTTCGAAAAAACCCAGCACCGCCTGCGCGAAAAGACCGCGATTACTGCTGCAGGTCTGCCGGTTGCGCCTTTCCTGCCGGCCAACAATTACGACGAGATCTGCGCGGCGGTGAAACAGCTGGGTTATCCGTCGTTTATCAAAAGCTGTGAACACGGCTACGACGGCAAGAACCAGTGGCGGGTCAACAGCGATGAAGATCTCGCCGCCATCGCCAATGATGTGCCGGAGTCTGAATACGTGGTGGAGAAGGGGATTCACTTCTCCCGCGAGGTTTCCCTGATCGGTGCGCGTACCGCGGACGGCAAGGTGGTTACCTATCCGCTGGCGGAAAACGACCACTACAACGGCACCCTGCTGGTTTCCACCGCACCGGCGCCGCATGTCAGTGAAGCGCTGCAGCACACCGCGGAGACCTACCTGGCAACCCTGATGAACGCCTGGGATTACGTAGGCGTGCTGGCGATGGAGTGCTTCGTCACCGACGACGGCCTGCTGATCAACGAGCTGGCGCCGCGGGTGCACAACAGTGGTCACTGGACTTTAGCGGGCGCGAAGACCAGCCAGTTTGCCAACCACGTGCGTGCGATTCTGGGCATGGAGCTGGGCGATACCGCAGCGGCGCGCCCGGCGGTGATGATCAATATGCTCGGCGTGGACAAGAAGCCGGCGCTGCAGAATGAGGGTGTCTGGTCTTACGGCAAGGGCCTGCGCCCGGGCCGCAAGATGGGCCACGTGATCCTGCTGGACGATTCACAGGACGCGCTGGCCGAGCGTATCGATTCCATGCTGGAAGAGCTGTACGGCGAAACCAAGCGCCCCGCCTGA